From Paenibacillus sp. V4I7, one genomic window encodes:
- a CDS encoding response regulator transcription factor yields MARSCRVLIVDDEILVRQGIKHLLHWEQEGFQIVGEASNGKDALEQIERLQPHIVITDIVMPVMGGAELTRVIKSKFPEIEVIILSSFGEFEYVRSTFQSGVADYILKPKLEAEQLLDILKRTARKIPSLKLEESNDDGSLSIKLVIDKLISGYEVDDDFKDITTAFPYPSYILLGADLKQLPSKSKNQHTASQWMAKIAAEFDSGFDHAVYYPVPTDPNMVVVLVNMDKSEWDRFTFIVRKLAAWTRNQQPEIGWTVGDAFSDWRQLGMNFRDGFLKINAYRFFLPTSNNLIVYGELPKHSEEVAKFNMTRFTEQMNRQQFEEAFQELLRYVQAASNHYQTDVFEFKSFLGNIIFNITIMLGRLELDMKNLEEAKYAYFKSIGEASHVSEAIKLLETFIQETNDVIKTKRSTGGNPNMTMLLDYIHQHYAEPLSLTEIAKHFHFNPSYLSSYFTSHNKEGFSEYLNKIRVEKAADLLKQDFASISEISGKVGYSDHSYFTKVFKKLTGISPSQYKKIHLNKKRN; encoded by the coding sequence ATGGCTCGTTCTTGTCGTGTACTTATTGTAGATGATGAAATTTTAGTCAGACAGGGTATCAAGCACTTGTTGCACTGGGAACAAGAGGGGTTTCAGATCGTAGGAGAGGCTTCCAACGGAAAAGATGCTCTTGAACAAATAGAGCGTTTGCAGCCGCATATCGTTATTACAGATATCGTGATGCCTGTTATGGGAGGAGCGGAGCTTACTCGTGTGATAAAGTCGAAATTCCCGGAAATTGAAGTGATCATTTTAAGCAGTTTTGGTGAGTTTGAATATGTGAGGTCCACCTTTCAAAGCGGGGTTGCTGATTATATATTAAAGCCAAAGCTAGAAGCTGAGCAGCTGCTCGACATATTGAAGCGCACCGCGCGTAAGATTCCCTCTTTAAAGCTGGAAGAGTCAAATGACGATGGCAGCTTGTCCATTAAGCTTGTCATCGATAAGCTTATTTCCGGTTATGAGGTCGATGACGATTTTAAAGATATCACCACTGCTTTTCCATATCCTAGTTACATCCTGCTGGGGGCTGATCTCAAGCAATTGCCGAGCAAGAGCAAGAATCAACATACCGCTTCACAATGGATGGCGAAAATTGCTGCTGAGTTTGATAGTGGCTTCGATCATGCGGTTTATTATCCCGTTCCCACTGATCCTAACATGGTTGTTGTGCTGGTAAACATGGACAAGAGCGAGTGGGATCGTTTCACATTTATCGTTCGGAAGCTTGCCGCTTGGACAAGGAATCAGCAGCCGGAGATTGGCTGGACGGTCGGTGACGCATTTAGCGATTGGAGACAGCTCGGCATGAACTTTAGGGATGGGTTCCTGAAAATAAATGCTTATCGCTTTTTTTTACCTACCTCCAACAATTTAATTGTATATGGGGAACTGCCGAAACATTCGGAAGAGGTTGCGAAATTTAATATGACTCGCTTTACCGAACAAATGAATCGACAACAGTTCGAAGAGGCCTTCCAAGAGTTGCTCAGGTACGTGCAGGCCGCGTCAAACCATTATCAAACGGATGTGTTTGAGTTCAAGTCCTTTTTGGGAAACATCATTTTTAATATAACAATTATGCTTGGCCGTTTGGAATTGGATATGAAGAATTTGGAAGAAGCGAAATATGCTTATTTCAAATCGATAGGCGAAGCGTCGCATGTCAGCGAAGCGATCAAGCTTCTTGAGACATTTATACAGGAAACAAATGATGTTATAAAAACGAAGCGGTCTACGGGCGGAAATCCAAATATGACAATGCTTCTTGATTATATCCACCAGCATTACGCTGAGCCACTAAGCCTAACAGAAATAGCTAAGCATTTTCATTTTAATCCTTCTTATTTGTCGAGTTATTTCACATCGCATAATAAAGAAGGCTTCAGCGAATATTTGAACAAGATCAGAGTCGAGAAAGCAGCGGATCTTCTGAAGCAGGATTTCGCATCCATATCCGAAATTAGCGGAAAAGTAGGTTATTCGGACCATAGTTATTTTACAAAAGTATTCAAGAAATTAACGGGCATATCACCGAGCCAATACAAAAAAATTCATCTCAACAAGAAAAGGAACTAG
- a CDS encoding transcriptional regulator, producing MYLSTDSESLRVYEALASEVRLQIIDLLYTKEMHIKELASVLYLSSAIVSTHVTKLQRAGLVSYKMKRVNGGTYKYCSLSTEYLQIKLSRSSMLKRKFVEVAMPVGQYTDFAASPTCGIATTEKMIGYYDNPTYFLDPERVHAGILWFARGFVEYKLPNYLFKDQIVQEIEISMEIGSEAPNINENWPSDIRFTINDKLLGMWTSPGDFGRMRGRFSPDWWHSDVNQYGLMKVLRINANGTFIDGQQISDVTIKDVQWDSTQWTLRISAEDSARGRGGLTLFGRGFGNYDQDIVIRSYYE from the coding sequence ATGTATTTATCGACGGATTCTGAATCACTTCGGGTCTACGAAGCATTGGCGAGCGAGGTGCGGCTGCAGATTATTGATTTATTATATACAAAAGAGATGCATATTAAAGAATTGGCTTCTGTGCTTTACCTAAGCAGTGCAATTGTCAGTACGCACGTTACCAAACTGCAGAGAGCAGGGCTTGTAAGCTATAAAATGAAAAGGGTTAATGGCGGGACCTATAAGTATTGCTCGTTGTCAACGGAGTACCTGCAAATAAAATTATCCCGTTCTTCTATGTTGAAAAGAAAATTCGTTGAGGTTGCTATGCCTGTCGGCCAATATACGGATTTCGCGGCTTCCCCTACGTGTGGAATTGCAACAACAGAAAAGATGATCGGTTATTACGATAATCCGACCTATTTTTTGGATCCTGAACGCGTTCATGCAGGCATTTTGTGGTTTGCTAGAGGGTTTGTTGAATATAAATTACCCAACTATCTCTTCAAAGATCAAATTGTACAAGAAATTGAAATCTCAATGGAAATCGGTTCGGAAGCTCCCAACATTAATGAAAACTGGCCTTCTGACATCCGATTTACAATCAATGATAAATTACTGGGTATGTGGACGAGTCCCGGAGATTTCGGTCGAATGAGAGGTAGATTCTCACCAGATTGGTGGCATTCTGACGTCAATCAATACGGATTAATGAAAGTACTTCGAATAAATGCAAACGGTACATTCATAGATGGTCAGCAAATTTCTGATGTCACGATCAAGGATGTACAATGGGATAGCACGCAATGGACATTGCGAATAAGTGCTGAAGATAGCGCTCGAGGTCGAGGTGGCTTAACCTTATTCGGCAGGGGATTCGGCAACTACGATCAAGACATCGTGATACGAAGTTATTACGAATGA
- a CDS encoding endospore germination permease gives MQSSGKISGNQLSLLFFTFIVSTLILSVPGIMVSFAKQNAWLSVFPASLTGVVNIWVLTALSKRYPGQSIMQYTVKICGNWAGKIVGFYLTYYLFFFISSTVNEHVGFINTNLLMNTPSLALMVSMLFLCCLAVLAGVEAIARCNEVIVLIIIVLLITIFIFSIRDIELTRLTPFLAEGLFPVLKGAVVPSAWMSQFFFLGWFLPYLNEKPQNVRMNLLSAMGGVVLLIMAIDLVTIMMFGPITPRLKFAFLKVIQYIGILGPLERLEAIAVAIWIFGIFTKISMLLYMFSLSASQLFGTSNYRKSVVPVTLLSAVGSVWIFKNDAEFQAWITFTYPILALFTQSLLPLILLTIDTLKIKTAKLWG, from the coding sequence GTGCAATCCAGCGGAAAAATATCCGGAAATCAGTTAAGCTTACTTTTTTTCACCTTTATTGTTTCTACGCTCATTTTATCCGTACCCGGAATTATGGTATCTTTCGCCAAGCAGAATGCCTGGTTGTCTGTTTTTCCAGCTTCGCTTACGGGAGTCGTGAACATCTGGGTACTGACCGCTCTGTCCAAACGTTATCCCGGTCAATCGATCATGCAGTACACTGTCAAGATTTGTGGGAACTGGGCGGGCAAAATTGTAGGATTTTATTTGACTTATTATTTGTTTTTCTTTATTTCCAGCACTGTAAACGAACATGTCGGGTTTATTAACACCAACCTCCTGATGAATACTCCCTCTCTGGCCCTGATGGTCTCCATGTTGTTTTTGTGCTGCCTGGCCGTACTGGCAGGAGTCGAAGCTATCGCCAGGTGCAATGAAGTGATTGTTCTCATTATCATCGTCCTGCTGATCACTATCTTCATTTTTTCTATCCGGGATATTGAACTGACTCGCTTGACCCCGTTTTTAGCGGAGGGACTATTTCCGGTACTTAAGGGTGCAGTGGTTCCGTCCGCCTGGATGAGCCAGTTCTTTTTTCTGGGATGGTTCCTCCCGTACTTAAACGAAAAGCCGCAAAATGTCCGAATGAATTTGTTATCGGCAATGGGAGGAGTTGTTCTGTTGATCATGGCAATCGACTTAGTTACCATTATGATGTTCGGTCCGATAACGCCCCGTTTGAAGTTCGCTTTTTTGAAAGTCATCCAATATATCGGTATCCTCGGACCCTTGGAAAGGCTGGAGGCCATTGCTGTTGCCATATGGATTTTTGGGATTTTCACCAAGATTTCGATGCTGCTCTATATGTTTTCTTTAAGTGCAAGCCAGTTGTTCGGAACGTCAAATTATCGAAAATCCGTTGTTCCGGTAACTCTGTTATCCGCTGTCGGCTCCGTCTGGATTTTCAAAAATGACGCTGAATTTCAAGCCTGGATTACTTTCACCTATCCGATATTGGCACTCTTTACGCAAAGCCTGCTCCCATTGATACTGCTTACCATTGATACTCTCAAAATAAAAACCGCAAAGTTATGGGGATAA
- a CDS encoding alpha-N-arabinofuranosidase, whose translation MSMKSTMLIDKNFTISEVDPRLYGSFIEHLGRAVYGGIYEPNHPTADENGFRRDALDAIRSLNVPIIRYPGGNFVSGYNWEDGVGPKAERKRLLDLAWWTTETNEMGTNEFADWAKLVGSEVMMAVNLGTRGVDAARNLVEYCNHPSGSYWSDLRISHGYKDPHNFKTWCLGNEMDGPWQIGAKTAVEYGRLANETAKVMRWVDPSIELVACGSSTSGMSTFADWEATVLDLTYDQVDYLSLHSYYNNNANDSSNFLAKSLDMDQFIYSVTAICDYMKAKKRSKKKLMLSMDEWNVWNTIGSSRAAERWQVAPPEFEDVYTMEDALAVGCFLITLLKHADRVKMACIAQLINVIAPIMTENGGPLWLQTTYYPYLHASLYGRGTVLHPIISSPKYDSKDFTDVPYLEAISVFNEEQGEVTIFAVNRHLSERLELNVDVRSFGEVSILEHLVLENEDLKATNTKTKPDHVVPHKGGNAKTDDGYVKADLSKASWNVLRLQIKNT comes from the coding sequence ATGTCCATGAAATCAACTATGCTTATTGATAAGAATTTCACCATTTCAGAAGTAGATCCAAGGCTCTATGGGTCATTTATCGAACACCTAGGACGTGCCGTATATGGCGGAATTTATGAGCCAAACCATCCAACCGCAGATGAGAACGGCTTCCGACGCGATGCTCTGGATGCTATTCGTTCACTAAATGTTCCTATCATTCGCTATCCTGGGGGAAATTTTGTATCCGGCTATAACTGGGAGGACGGTGTTGGTCCAAAGGCCGAGCGGAAGCGTCTATTGGATCTAGCGTGGTGGACAACAGAAACAAATGAGATGGGAACAAATGAATTCGCGGATTGGGCGAAATTAGTCGGTTCAGAAGTCATGATGGCCGTTAATCTGGGTACCCGCGGCGTTGACGCGGCTAGAAATCTCGTCGAATATTGTAACCATCCTTCTGGTTCTTACTGGAGCGATCTGCGAATATCACATGGTTATAAAGATCCGCATAATTTCAAAACGTGGTGCCTTGGGAATGAAATGGATGGCCCTTGGCAAATCGGAGCAAAAACGGCAGTCGAATATGGCAGATTAGCGAATGAAACGGCCAAAGTTATGCGCTGGGTTGACCCATCCATAGAGCTTGTGGCGTGCGGCAGCTCAACAAGTGGAATGAGTACGTTCGCTGATTGGGAGGCTACCGTGCTCGATCTTACCTACGATCAAGTGGATTATTTATCCTTGCACTCCTATTACAATAATAATGCGAACGATTCCTCAAATTTCTTGGCGAAATCGCTGGATATGGATCAATTCATTTACAGTGTAACAGCGATTTGCGATTACATGAAAGCGAAGAAACGGAGCAAGAAAAAACTCATGCTTTCAATGGATGAATGGAACGTTTGGAATACCATCGGATCAAGCCGTGCTGCTGAACGCTGGCAGGTGGCACCGCCGGAATTCGAAGATGTTTATACGATGGAAGACGCTCTTGCAGTAGGCTGCTTCCTGATTACACTGCTTAAACATGCGGATCGTGTTAAAATGGCGTGCATAGCCCAATTGATTAATGTGATTGCACCGATTATGACTGAAAATGGAGGCCCTCTTTGGCTGCAAACCACTTATTATCCGTACCTTCATGCTTCTTTGTACGGTAGAGGAACGGTGCTTCACCCCATTATTTCTTCACCTAAATATGATTCAAAGGATTTCACCGATGTTCCGTATCTAGAGGCCATCAGTGTTTTCAATGAAGAGCAAGGTGAAGTTACGATCTTCGCTGTAAATCGTCATTTATCAGAGAGACTTGAGCTTAACGTTGACGTCCGCAGCTTCGGTGAAGTTAGCATTCTCGAGCACTTAGTGTTGGAGAATGAAGATTTAAAAGCCACCAATACAAAAACGAAGCCCGACCATGTCGTCCCTCACAAAGGCGGTAACGCCAAAACTGACGACGGATATGTTAAGGCTGATCTCAGCAAAGCTTCATGGAACGTTCTTCGACTGCAAATAAAAAACACCTAG
- a CDS encoding Ger(x)C family spore germination protein: protein MKRWLRIGILLIPLVITGCWDRMEINDIGLVMGTGLDLMEDGNIRATLQISVPSPSSQTTGVKEGDRFFLISEVGKNAFDLDQKLQQKMSRTLFFSHRSVILIGESLARHGINDILDSFSRHPRNRLKTYVFVVKGMKAGDLLQVHYPYELVPAEALKEMQIMRGEGISTTLRDFLIASASEGINPAVGVLEPTHFFSSSQKVKDELFRMKGTAIFKSSALVGFLDNAETHAFLWFKKNKKTDKIVADLPEGNGNVGYFLTSSEVIIEPDMLGNHLKFHVDIKGKGNLFENNSRLDVGQPNNQKLIKKALENRVEHDMKVFLRKIQTQYKTDIVGFGQQFQRKDPQKWRIVEEQWDRHFAAAEISVSVNLTINNTGAIGPSLHLKEKEIMK, encoded by the coding sequence TTGAAACGATGGTTACGAATCGGGATTTTGTTGATTCCACTGGTCATTACGGGCTGTTGGGATCGCATGGAAATCAATGATATCGGTTTGGTTATGGGAACAGGACTGGACTTGATGGAAGACGGAAACATACGGGCGACACTTCAGATTTCCGTGCCTTCCCCATCCTCACAAACTACGGGGGTTAAAGAAGGGGACAGGTTCTTTCTGATTTCGGAGGTTGGAAAAAATGCGTTTGATCTTGACCAAAAGCTTCAGCAAAAAATGTCCAGAACGCTTTTTTTTTCGCATCGCAGCGTTATACTAATCGGGGAATCTTTGGCCAGGCATGGAATTAACGATATTCTGGACTCTTTCAGCCGCCATCCGCGGAACCGGTTAAAAACGTATGTATTTGTCGTCAAAGGAATGAAAGCTGGGGATCTGCTGCAAGTTCATTACCCCTATGAACTGGTTCCCGCCGAAGCCTTGAAAGAAATGCAAATCATGCGGGGAGAAGGAATATCCACCACGTTGCGGGATTTTTTGATAGCATCGGCGAGCGAGGGAATAAATCCGGCGGTCGGGGTTTTGGAGCCGACTCATTTTTTTAGTTCGTCGCAAAAAGTCAAGGACGAACTATTTCGTATGAAAGGTACGGCAATTTTCAAATCGTCTGCATTGGTCGGCTTTTTGGATAATGCGGAAACCCACGCTTTTCTCTGGTTCAAGAAAAACAAGAAGACGGATAAAATCGTTGCCGATCTGCCTGAAGGAAATGGAAATGTGGGTTATTTTTTAACGAGCAGCGAAGTCATAATCGAACCGGATATGTTAGGAAATCATCTTAAATTTCATGTCGATATAAAAGGAAAGGGAAATCTGTTTGAAAACAATTCTCGGCTCGACGTAGGCCAACCGAACAATCAAAAGCTTATCAAAAAGGCGTTGGAAAATCGGGTTGAACATGATATGAAGGTGTTCTTGCGTAAAATACAAACCCAATACAAAACGGATATCGTAGGCTTCGGCCAGCAATTTCAAAGAAAAGATCCCCAAAAGTGGCGTATCGTAGAGGAACAATGGGATCGGCATTTTGCAGCGGCTGAAATTTCCGTATCCGTGAACCTCACCATCAACAATACGGGAGCTATCGGCCCTTCATTGCATTTGAAAGAAAAGGAGATTATGAAGTGA